Proteins from a genomic interval of Leptospiraceae bacterium:
- a CDS encoding transposase family protein: protein MISVLDGFSRAILSWDIRTRMESFDAQIVLWRACDKWLNANNPNNPRLITDNGSQFLTSEFKATLKEFSMKNVRTSVNHPQSNGKLERFHGTIKSEAIRDMPKFTLEQIKKEIGEWIHFYNYERLHSSIDYVAPMDVIEGRRDSILSERKRKLLEGKQKRKEYSINAKTVFEVNSPVAA from the coding sequence TTGATTTCTGTTCTTGATGGATTTTCTAGGGCAATTCTTTCTTGGGATATTCGAACAAGAATGGAGTCTTTCGATGCTCAGATCGTTTTATGGAGAGCCTGTGATAAATGGTTAAATGCGAATAATCCTAATAATCCGCGATTGATTACTGATAATGGCTCACAATTCTTGACATCCGAGTTTAAAGCTACTCTGAAAGAATTTTCTATGAAGAATGTTCGAACTTCTGTGAATCACCCGCAATCAAATGGAAAGCTAGAACGCTTTCATGGAACTATTAAGTCAGAGGCTATTCGTGATATGCCTAAATTCACTTTGGAGCAAATAAAGAAAGAAATTGGCGAATGGATTCATTTTTACAACTATGAACGACTTCATTCGTCCATAGATTATGTTGCTCCAATGGACGTCATCGAAGGTCGAAGAGATTCTATTTTATCAGAACGAAAGCGAAAATTGCTTGAAGGAAAACAGAAACGAAAAGAATACTCAATCAATGCGAAAACAGTTTTTGAGGTTAACAGCCCTGTAGCGGCTTAG
- a CDS encoding helix-turn-helix domain-containing protein, translating into MKKLSELLGLQTQKLSEWKKNKVQKGKSNIPKGHWSTPDEQKAVVEFKKENMCVGYVRLAWMMLDKNIVALSPSSVYRILVNAGLNNKWTRPAGEPKKEGFDQPKRVHEHWHTDISYVNFRGHSYF; encoded by the coding sequence ATGAAAAAGCTCTCTGAATTATTAGGACTTCAAACACAAAAACTTTCTGAATGGAAGAAAAATAAAGTTCAGAAAGGGAAATCTAATATTCCTAAAGGTCATTGGTCAACGCCGGATGAGCAGAAAGCTGTTGTAGAATTCAAGAAGGAAAATATGTGTGTTGGTTACGTTCGATTAGCCTGGATGATGTTGGATAAGAATATTGTAGCCCTATCTCCATCTAGTGTATATCGAATTTTAGTCAATGCTGGATTGAACAATAAGTGGACTAGACCTGCAGGAGAGCCTAAGAAAGAAGGCTTTGATCAACCAAAGCGAGTGCATGAACATTGGCATACAGATATTTCGTATGTGAATTTTCGAGGACATTCGTATTTTTGA
- a CDS encoding transposase, producing the protein MEKAKEKTRRFWSADEKIGIIREHLHKVKLVDTCDEKNIHPTMFSIWLKQVLEAGREALAGTNKKEMRATDRLLSKHKEEIERKNQIIAELTGEILDLKKNLGTSEG; encoded by the coding sequence ATGGAAAAGGCAAAAGAAAAAACGAGAAGATTTTGGAGTGCGGATGAAAAGATAGGAATAATCAGAGAACATCTGCATAAAGTAAAGTTAGTTGACACTTGTGATGAGAAGAATATTCATCCTACTATGTTTAGTATATGGTTAAAACAGGTATTGGAAGCGGGGCGAGAAGCATTAGCTGGAACGAACAAGAAAGAGATGCGGGCGACCGACCGTTTGTTGTCCAAGCATAAAGAAGAAATTGAGCGTAAGAACCAGATTATCGCTGAGCTGACAGGTGAAATACTTGACTTAAAAAAGAACTTGGGGACATCTGAAGGGTAA